From one Actinopolyspora saharensis genomic stretch:
- the mshA gene encoding D-inositol-3-phosphate glycosyltransferase: protein MNSSRLPMRPRRVAVFSLHTSPLEQPGTGDAGGMNVYIAQTARRMARLGTEVEIFTRATSSEIPPVVELAPGVTVRHIVAGPFEGLDKNELPAQLCAFGAGALRVEARQEPGHYDVVHSHYWLSGQVGWLARERWGVPLVHTAHTLAKVKNAALAEGDKPEPSVRVVGEEQVVADADRLVANTETEARELVTRYDADPADVAVVPPGVDLERFTPGDQGAARDRLGLDPDSVVLTFVGRVQPLKGPDVLLRSVAELLGRFPELRPVLRVLMVGGPSGNGTERPEAMEQLAEELGITDVVRFSPPQWGDDLVAVYRASDLVAVPSYNESFGLVALEAQACGTPVVAAAVGGLSVAVSDGVSGRLVEGHASRDWADVLSSLVWNPGVRSRLGAAAPEEAARFSWQRTTESLLETYVRARKSFRDTSWLGEATA from the coding sequence ATGAATTCCAGCAGACTTCCGATGCGCCCGCGCCGTGTCGCCGTGTTCTCGTTGCACACCTCGCCGCTGGAACAGCCGGGAACCGGTGATGCGGGCGGGATGAACGTCTATATCGCGCAGACGGCACGGCGAATGGCGCGGCTGGGTACCGAGGTCGAGATCTTCACCCGGGCCACTTCCTCGGAGATTCCCCCGGTCGTGGAACTGGCACCGGGAGTGACCGTGCGCCACATCGTGGCCGGGCCGTTCGAGGGGCTGGACAAGAACGAGCTCCCCGCGCAGCTCTGCGCTTTCGGCGCGGGGGCGTTGCGGGTGGAGGCGCGTCAGGAGCCCGGCCACTACGACGTCGTGCACTCGCACTACTGGCTGTCCGGTCAGGTCGGCTGGTTGGCGCGGGAACGCTGGGGTGTCCCGCTCGTGCACACCGCGCACACCCTGGCCAAGGTGAAGAACGCGGCCCTGGCCGAGGGCGACAAGCCCGAGCCGAGCGTGCGCGTGGTGGGTGAGGAGCAGGTCGTGGCCGATGCCGACCGCCTCGTGGCCAACACCGAGACCGAGGCGCGGGAGCTGGTCACCCGTTACGATGCCGATCCCGCCGATGTCGCGGTGGTCCCGCCGGGGGTGGACCTGGAGCGTTTCACCCCGGGAGACCAGGGCGCGGCACGGGACAGGTTGGGGCTGGACCCCGACTCGGTGGTGCTCACCTTCGTGGGGCGGGTGCAGCCGTTGAAGGGGCCGGACGTGCTGTTGCGCTCGGTGGCCGAGCTCCTCGGGCGTTTCCCCGAGCTGCGTCCCGTGCTCCGCGTGCTGATGGTGGGCGGACCTTCCGGCAACGGCACCGAACGCCCGGAGGCCATGGAGCAGTTGGCCGAGGAACTCGGCATCACGGACGTGGTTCGCTTCTCGCCCCCGCAGTGGGGGGACGACCTGGTGGCCGTGTACCGCGCCAGTGATCTGGTGGCGGTCCCCAGCTACAACGAGTCCTTCGGGCTCGTCGCGCTGGAGGCGCAGGCCTGTGGAACTCCCGTGGTCGCCGCAGCCGTGGGCGGGTTGTCGGTGGCCGTCTCCGACGGGGTGTCGGGCAGGTTGGTCGAGGGGCACGCCTCGCGGGACTGGGCCGACGTGCTCTCTTCGCTGGTGTGGAATCCCGGGGTGCGGAGCAGGTTGGGCGCGGCGGCTCCGGAGGAGGCCGCGCGTTTCTCCTGGCAGCGCACTACGGAGTCGCTGCTGGAGACCTACGTCCGGGCGCGGAAGTCCTTCCGGGACACCTCCTGGTTGGGCGAGGCGACTGCTTGA